A genomic window from Daphnia magna isolate NIES linkage group LG9, ASM2063170v1.1, whole genome shotgun sequence includes:
- the LOC123475688 gene encoding LOW QUALITY PROTEIN: uncharacterized protein LOC123475688 (The sequence of the model RefSeq protein was modified relative to this genomic sequence to represent the inferred CDS: inserted 2 bases in 1 codon), which produces RQQALREEENEEERRARLRDKATRQQAIRNAETDDERRVRMIEDNLRHQALRARETVEERVSRAMVDRLRHEIYLNEETNEEAEGRREVHRELMANRRDIENEEERDERREESRLRMERLREEREEDEELLRAMNALDHAEIIPIETEEERTFREELLATRNRAGVPRTHRAACKTLTSEDRVLLHDCGEMTVTRGECNARYFKGERPADKKFTQCCAKGKVILPPPKECPQLLAKLLQNDHPKAKAFMMKIRNYNSAHAFASLGAKILSPPGRGPYCFRIHGQVYHNTTPVGLNTNNPRYADLYFIDAAQAXEFRAHFTSNGGCCRNLMEELDAMLREKNPYAAIYKMMRQVLEEEYRRAQDENLPHQTVGMIISSDRRNVDQRRYNNPTTNEIAVIFKSANGEPPAKRDIRGHLFIPVRGRTFIQIDTQQPMCDPMTYPLLFPNGDDGWHVNMPYTTTTRREREEAAARAMDVDEEEEIGFPRLNEILRRENVPVQALAGDEEPVEELEPEPEEQIDEDENDPQRLNRGQGRRKRITQCEFYSSLMSIRDYFNNVLAGGSLTQQWMVDSYVKIEANRVKYIREHQAELHVAQYDGLLDYLHNRAERENLTVGSYHVLPSSFIGSPRAMKQAYQDAMAICGKFGKPVFFLTFTCNPKWREITANIPSHLSAPDRPDIVARVFQQKKIELVNDIEKRQVLGFATARIHVIEFQKRGLPHCHMLIWIDERDAPATAEDVDATICAEIPDRTTHPRLYKSVMTHMIHGPCGLINKKSPCMEGDKCSKSFPKQHSQETILNDNGYPTYRRRDTGVVHRLKRGHTYFEVDNTWVVPYNPWLSLKFDSHINLEYCASIVSVKYIFKYVYKGYDCLKMDQKVGTYHQVEDEKPSVEWDEITCHLDARYVSAPEACWRIFKFPLSDRSHAIYRLAVHLPREQPVFFQPGNEMQAVINAASRDTNLTAFFKLNRVDKSAWQYFYREIPHHYVFIKKTNSWKPRVKRAKIIGRLYTGQQALKICEQSTRLSIPLSKRQQ; this is translated from the exons CGGCAGCAAGCTTTGCGTGAAGAGGAAAATGAGGAAGAAAGACGTGCGAGGCTAAGAGATAAAGCAACACGACAGCAAGCTATACGCAACGCAGAAACCGATGATGAAAGGCGCGTAAGGATGATTGAGGATAACTTGCGACATCAAGCTCTACGTGCCCGAGAAACGGTTGAAGAGAGGGTGTCTCGCGCAATGGTGGACAGATTGCGACACGAGATTTATCTCAACGAAGAAACGAACGAAGAGGCGGAAGGCCGTCGTGAAGTTCACAGAGAACTTATGGCCAACCGTAGGGATATTGAGAATGAGGAAGAAAGAGATGAAAGACGAGAAGAAAGTAGGCTCCGAATGGAACGGCTCCGCGAAGAAagggaagaagacgaagaattaCTTCGTGCCATGAATGCATTGGACCATGCGGAAATTATACCAATAGAAACTGAAGAGGAGCGCACTTTTCGCGAAGAGCTATTGGCTACCCGCAACCGTGCGGGAGTGCCAAGAACTCATAGAGCGGCTTGCAAAACCTTGACTTCCGAAGACCGAGTTCTATTGCACGATTGTGGAGAAATGACCGTCACTCGCGGCGAATGTAATGCCAGGTATTTCAAGGGTGAACGACCGGCAGACAAGAAATTCACCCAATGCTGCGCAAAAGGAAAGGTGATTCTCCCACCCCCGAAAGAGTGCCCTCAACTGCTAGCTAAACTATTGCAGAACGACCATCCAAAGGCGAAAGCGTTTATGATGAAGATCCGCAATTACAACAGCGCTCACGCTTTTGCTTCGTTGGGAGCCAAGATTTTGTCGCCGCCAGGTCGTGGACCGTACTGTTTCCGAATCCACGGTCAAGTGTACCACAACACCACACCCGTCGGCCTAAACACGAACAATCCAAGGTATGCGGATCTTTATTTCATAGATGCTGCGCAGGC AGAGTTCAGAGCGCATTTCACCTCAAACGGAGGGTGCTGCAGGAATTTGATGGAAGAATTGGACGCAATGCTCCGAGAAAAGAATCCCTACGCAGCCATATACAAGATGATGCGTCAAGTACTTGAAGAAGAGTACCGCCGAGCCCAAGATGAGAATCTACCGCATCAAACAGTGGGAATGATCATTAGCAGTGATCGAAGAAATGTAGATCAGAGACGCTACAACAACCCGACGACAAACGAGATTGCTGTCATTTTCAAAAGCGCAAACGGTGAGCCACCAGCGAAGAGAGATATCCGAGGCCATCTCTTCATCCCAGTCAGAGGGAGAACGTTCATTCAGATTGACACACAACAGCCCATGTGCGACCCGATGACTTATCCCTTGCTCTTCCCCAACGGTGACGATGGATGGCATGTAAACATGCCTTATACCACCACCACACGACGCGAAAGAGAGGAAGCAGCAGCACGGGCAATGGATGTggatgaagaggaagagatCGGTTTCCCAAGACTGAATGAGATACTGCGTCGTGAAAATGTTCCAGTACAAGCCCTAGCTGGTGATGAAGAGCCGGTGGAAGAACTAGAACCGGAACCAGAGGAGCAGATAGACGAAGATGAAAACGATCCCCAACGGTTGAATCGTGGCCAAGGAAGACGAAAAAGGATCACTCAATGTGAATTTTACAGCTCTCTCATGTCGATTCGGGATTATTTCAATAATGTCTTGGCCGGTGGATCACTCACTCAACAATGGATGGTCGATTCTTACGTCAAGATTGAAGCAAACCGCGTCAAGTACATCCGCGAACATCAGGCGGAGCTTCACGTTGCACAGTACGACGGTCTCTTGGATTACTTGCACAATCGAGCCGAGAGAGAAAACTTGACGGTCGGATCGTATCACGTCCTCCCATCGAGTTTCATCGGAAGTCCAAGGGCGATGAAGCAAGCGTACCAAGATGCAATGGCCATCTGCGGAAAATTCGGCAAGCCGGTATTCTTCCTGACGTTCACCTGCAACCCAAAGTGGAGGGAAATCACGGCCAACATTCCCAGCCATCTTTCAGCACCAGATCGGCCTGATATAGTCGCAAGAGTTTTCCAACAAAAGAAGATTGAGTTGGTCAACGATATTGAAAAGCGCCAAGTGCTGGGATTTGCAACTGCTCGGATACACgtcattgaatttcaaaagcgCGGATTGCCACACTGCCACATGCTCATTTGGATCGACGAGCGTGACGCCCCTGCTACCGCAGAAGATGTGGATGCAACTATCTGCGCGGAAATTCCCGATAGAACCACGCATCCGAGACTTTACAAGAGCGTCATGACTCACATGATTCACGGTCCGTGTGGgttaatcaacaaaaaatccccTTGCATGGAGGGCGACAAATGCTCAAAGTCTTTTCCGAAGCAACACAGCCAAGAAACCATCCTCAACGATAATGGCTACCCCACTTACAGACGAAGAGATACGGGAGTTGTACACCGCTTGAAACGAGGGCACACGTATTTCGAAGTGGACAACACCTGGGTCGTTCCTTACAACCCTTGGTTATCCCTCAAGTTTGACTCCCACATCAACCTCGAATACTGCGCATCAATCGTCAGTGTCAAGTACATCTTCAAGTATGTCTACAAAGGGTACGATTGCCtgaaaatggatcaaaaagtGGGAACCTATCACCAGGTAGAAGATGAAAAACCGAGTGTGGAGTGGGACGAAATCACGTGCCATCTTGATGCGCGATACGTCAGCGCGCCGGAAGCCTGTTGGCGAATCTTCAAGTTTCCCCTTTCCGACCGTTCGCATGCCATCTATCGCCTGGCCGTCCATTTGCCCCGAGAGCAACCCGTCTTTTTCCAACCGGGAAACGAAATGCAAGCTGTCATCAATGCCGCTTCGAGAGACACCAACCTGACTGCTTTCTTCAAGTTGAATCGCGTCGATAAGAGCGCATGGCAATATTTCTACAGAGAAATACCTCACCACTACGTTTTCatcaagaaaaccaattcgtGGAAGCCTCGCGTGAAACGGGCAAAGATCATCGGTCGCCTATACACG GGCCAACAAGCTTTGAAGATTTGCGAACAGTCGACCAGATTGTCCATCCCACTTTCAAAGCGGCAGCAATAG
- the LOC123475689 gene encoding ATP-dependent DNA helicase pif1-like — protein sequence MQEAAAFQMPLQLRQLFVDICLFCNPSDALHLFEINLNHLMEDYIRSGHEANVAKNLTLKWIQDKLRLHNQTMEDLSLPVPDFQLINQLVEAQMEENNENSPREKRLMGEMMLAQLNDGQRAAFDQVMAAVNDVNNLHPRQYFLDGPGGTGKTFLYNTLITVLQGQGRQVIAVASTGIASTLLLDGTTYHSQFKIYPPITETTRSKIEEASYNAQLIRNASLIISDEATMKTNHALDAINHLFQTVMKNRVDPYGGKVLLLGGDFRQCLPVVRHGNRVKVTEATIINNATWPLFQQLRLVQNMRTADGSQDFADWLIQLGNGSLAQVPRLNDPDLIEIPQDFLNIRTNLIEHVFGDPSDLSNEGVREQVCNRAILCPKNEDCLRINNKIIGEMPGALKVCKSIDTIDSEDPEEISNYPPEILNAFNVSGLPPHQLKLKIGAIVILLKNIDSRQGLCNGTRLIIKALSGNLIVAEIAAGKHKGHNVFLPRMSMSPTDSDLPFKLKRLQFPVLVAFAMTINKSQGQTFERVGIYLPESVFSHGQLYVAFSRATSREGVKIQCEETEKQGKLLRNLPQSTEQDKNKVFTKNVVYKEVLLE from the coding sequence ATGCAAGAAGCGGCAGCATTCCAAATGCCTCTTCAGCTGAGGCAGCTTTTTGTCGACATTTGCCTGTTCTGCAATCCCTCCGACGCTCTGCATCTATTTGAAATCAACCTGAACCATCTGATGGAAGACTACATTAGAAGCGGACACGAAGCCAACGTGGCCAAGAACTTGACGTTGAAATGGATTCAGGACAAGCTACGTCTCCACAATCAGACGATGGAAGATCTCTCCCTGCCTGTCCCAGATTTCCAGCTGATTAACCAACTGGTCGAAGCTCAGATGgaagaaaacaacgaaaacagTCCAAGAGAAAAGAGACTCATGGGCGAAATGATGTTGGCACAGCTCAACGACGGGCAACGCGCGGCCTTTGATCAAGTCATGGCTGCTGTCAACGATGTCAACAACTTACATCCACGACAGTATTTCCTTGATGGCCCTGGAGGAACCGGAAAGACCTTTCTCTACAACACCCTCATCACCGTCCTTCAAGGTCAGGGGAGACAAGTTATTGCAGTGGCTTCCACGGGGATCGCGTCCACTTTGTTACTGGACGGAACAACTTACCATTCGCAGTTCAAGATTTATCCCCCAATAACAGAGACGACAAGATCGAAAATCGAAGAAGCCAGCTACAATGCGCAACTGATCAGAAACGCCAGTCTCATCATTTCCGACGAAGCCACCATGAAAACCAACCACGCCCTCGACGCGATCAATCATCTTTTCCAAACCGTCATGAAGAATCGCGTCGATCCCTACGGTGGCAAAGTTCTCTTGCTCGGCGGCGATTTTAGACAGTGCTTACCCGTTGTGAGGCACGGAAACAGGGTCAAAGTCACCGAAGCGACCATCATCAATAATGCGACTTGGCCTCTTTTTCAACAGCTTCGATTGGTGCAGAACATGCGTACCGCCGATGGTAGTCAAGATTTCGCCGATTGGCTCATTCAACTTGGAAACGGATCTTTGGCACAAGTACCGCGACTCAACGACCCAGATCTCATCGAAATCCCGCAAGACTTTCTCAACATTCGAACCAACTTAATCGAACACGTCTTTGGCGATCCATCCGATCTGTCAAACGAAGGCGTCAGAGAACAAGTTTGCAACCGGGCTATTCTATGTCCCAAGAATGAAGATTGTCTGAGGATCAACAACAAGATCATCGGCGAGATGCCTGGCGCGTTGAAAGTCTGCAAAAGTATCGACACCATCGATTCAGAGGACCCAGAGGAAATTTCCAACTACCCTCCGGAAATTTTAAACGCCTTCAACGTTTCTGGGCTACCTCCGCACCAACTCAAACTGAAAATAGGAGCCATCGTCATTCTTCTCAAGAACATTGACTCACGACAGGGACTTTGCAACGGCACGAGGCTCATCATCAAGGCGCTCAGCGGTAACCTGATCGTGGCAGAGATCGCGGCCGGCAAACACAAAGGACACAACGTCTTCCTCCCACGGATGTCCATGTCTCCCACCGACTCTGACTTGCCCTTCAAACTCAAAAGATTGCAGTTCCCTGTGCTTGTGGCTTTTGCCATGACCATCAACAAGTCACAGGGACAGACTTTTGAGCGAGTAGGCATCTACCTTCCTGAATCCGTCTTCAGCCACGGCCAACTATACGTTGCGTTCTCACGAGCCACATCGAGGGAAGGTGTTAAAATTCAGTGCGAAGAAACGGAGAAACAAGGCAAGCTACTTCGGAATCTTCCGCAATCCACGGAGCAAGACAAAAACAAGGTTTTCACCAAAAACGTGGTTTACAAAGAAGTTCTCCTCGAATAG
- the LOC123475687 gene encoding uncharacterized protein LOC123475687, protein MSSMPLLLLLLCLYLRARAFQTTVCDCSEPKNMGIIQFSDSNCKPETNNTDTVQVKYTVYSDERSAVKFPGFICAQWINIRRITKTFFGQLVIVPDKISIDTTPTECYDMINNKRCGEHHMTLSDNKYVFGRDPEIVGYWLQTIDSEILNCVLEQVQLYQQMEDEDFSTPIGKASAKSGSLSHNHLTLVWDKTYTQKSQHTMRIVESGTGTLTKKLGDEKYFRLLDDRRQLDFHLTPQPPCVPTQQHCSNRTTAFNIVGQSKLSLVTAAIMEKFPPITVETPAPSSAEELDKAANQQYIQDRVTDRENELVRMIQGLECDARKAKHERAIAAAQYNGWLAASHLKLPQCTKLQAFGQTAVVVKCNSVNVTFETVITSCGPQPKFNIYTINLDGWELVKYSPCYWTNGFVNFNDKPYAFRNNTWKRVDANMVLPEQTLAHSFRYDDVKFFDYEHRTNPAYNDNLLNHMNVMADIIAAMNEHPPTEFSLNHQPSASSVLVTAAGVIHYTGWWETIKMWFFISIFCILGLVILRICCWLGIFRFIRKFCGYPIEEARSTTTNRTAMHPV, encoded by the coding sequence aTGTCGTCAATGCCGTTACTATTGCTACTGCTGTGTCTCTACCTACGCGCGCGCGCATTCCAAACAACTGTGTGCGATTGTTCTGAACCgaagaatatgggaattattcaattttccgATTCAAACTGCAAACCGGAAACAAACAATACCGATACCGTGCAAGTGAAATACACCGTTTACAGTGATGAACGTTCCGCGGTGAAATTTCCCGGTTTTATTTGCGCGCAGTGGATAAACATTCGCCGTATTACGAAGACCTTTTTCGGCCAATTAGTGATCGTGCCGGACAAAATTTCTATTGATACGACACCAACCGAGTGCTACGACATGATAAACAATAAAAGGTGTGGTGAACATCATATGACTTTATCGGACAACAAATATGTTTTTGGACGTGATCCGGAAATTGTCGGATACTGGCTACAAACAATCGATTCGGAAATTCTGAATTGTGTGCTCGAACAAGTTCAGCTTtatcaacaaatggaagatgaagatttttcgaCACCTATCGGAAAAGCTTCCGCAAAATCTGGTAGCTTATCCCACAATCACCTGACACTTGTCTGGGACAAAACGTACACGCAAAAATCTCAACATACCATGCGAATTGTTGAATCTGGAACCGGCACTCTAACGAAGAAATTGggagatgaaaaatattttcgtctTTTGGATGATCGCCGCCAACTGGATTTCCATTTAACTCCCCAGCCACCTTGCGTTCCAACTCAACAACACTGCTCCAACCGTACTACAGCCTTTAAcatcgtcggccaatcaaaattgTCCCTGGTaacggcggccatcatggaaaaATTTCCGCCAATCACCGTAGAGACTCCCGCGCCCTCTAGCGCTGAAGAGTTAGACAAAGCGGCAAATcaacaatatattcaagacCGTGTTACTGATCGTGAAAATGAATTAGTGCGTATGATTCAAGGGTTAGAATGTGATGCCCGGAAAGCAAAACATGAAAGAGCAATCGCAGCCGCTCAGTATAACGGTTGGCTTGCCGcttcacatttaaaattaccacAGTGCACGAAATTACAAGCTTTCGGACAAACTGCTGTTGTGGTTAAGTGTAACTCAGTGAACGTCACATTTGAAACTGTAATTACGTCATGCGGACCACAGCCAAAATTCAACAtttataccattaatctcgatggctgggaattagttAAATAttccccatgctattggacCAACGGATTCGTTAACTTCAACGATAAGCCTTACGCTTTTCGCAACAACACCTGGAAAAGAGTTGACGCTAACATGGTATTGCCGGAACAAACGCTGGCACATTCCTTCCGTTACGACGACGTAAAATTCTTCGATTACGAACATCGTACTAATCCTGCTTACAACGACAACCTACTTAACCACATGAATGTCATGGCTGATATAAtagccgccatgaatgaacaTCCACCGACCGAATTTTCGTTGAATCACCAGCCCAGCGCATCAAGTGTGTTAGTGACAGCCGCTGGAGTAATACATTATACCGGCTGGTGGGAGACCATTAAAATGTGGTTCTTCATCAGCATATTCTGTATTCTCGGCCTAGTCATCTTACGTATCTGCTGCTGGTTGGGTATCTTTAGATTCATAAGAAAATTTTGCGGCTATCCAATAGAAGAGGCTCGTTCAACAACCACCAACCGCACCGCCATGCATCCAGtttga